TCACCAAAGCTTCTTGTTAACACTAATATCTTGAGAACAACTCTATCTTCTCTTTGCTAACACAATTTCATGAGGATAGATCTTTTAAGGTttcaatataaataaatgatCACTCATGAATATATCATATATGAAAGTTCTGTATTCATGATCGGTCCACAGTTGAGCCCTGGACTGATTGTTCTCttgtcgaggaggcatattctctCAACTTTTAGGTAGTTGCagtaagtcaaaacctgactatTCGTTTTTTTATCAGGCCGAGGCACTATGCAAAAGTTCTTTGCGACAGTGTCATCGGTCGACAAGAGCCTGAGTTCAAACCCGTTTGGATACTAAATTCAATAGGTAGACATTCAAAATTGCGCATTTGTTTGTAAACATAAACCCTAGAACTTTGTCTCCTTTTtctcaataataaaaaaaaacaaaccttgaAAGAAGACAAAAACAATAAAACAGGATGTCGGGCTAAGGAAATAAAGGCATGCAACTGAGCCCGGTGTTTTCTGGAATTCCCATCATCAAGTTAAGATTTTGTAAAGCTTGACCCGAAGCTCCCTTTACAAGATTATCAATCTGCAAACAAATTTATGACATTACCAAATAATTAAGACATAAACTAATAAGAAAGTTTTTAAGAAAAGGACACATACGACGGATATGATTATTGCTCGCCCTGGGATGCGATCGGGGAAGACATTTATATGACAACCATTGGAACCTTGAACATATTTGGTGTGTGGAGCTTGATCATCTGGCAACACCACTACAAATTCTTCCTTCTacatatacaatatataaattctTGAGTTAGAAGTACAATATATACGAAATAGGGTAAAAAGTTACCTCATAAACTCCCTTAAGGTGTTGCTTCAAATCCACAACGGAAACTCCTGGAGCCAATCGCACATTTATAGTTGATTGCATGCCTCGGCTCTGCATGTTGGTGAAGAACGTTGATCAAATATGTAGCCACAGAACGTTGaataaatcattttttttaattcaatGGTGAAGTAGCATTACCATTGGCATTAGGGTAGGAGTAAAGCTAACGGTTACTTTTGAATTTGCAGCATCAgataattcttgttcgatttcgggcacTGAAACCAAGCCAAAAGACCATAAAACACATTACCACCTCAAATAAAAACAATGAGAAAGAATAGCATGAAACAACTTACCATGGCGATGCCTTGTGATGCCATAAGAAAATATCCCTTCAGATACTTCCGTGTATAAATTTGCTTCTTTAGCACTACGTCCTACAACAGAACCAAACATTACAGAAATACTCCGAGATGCCTTTGACCCTTTTtgagttttgacccgtttcattttGAACATTTTTAAAGCTTGCCAACTTAATCCATTAGATAAAAAACCACAACACAAGGTAAAATTaatatatagagtaaattacgtttttggcccctatggttatatcatttttactatattagcccaaaataagaatttttaacatatctgcccctatggtctctataactaaccattttggcccctaagtctagagatcatgggggccaaaatggttagttatagagaccatgggggcggatatgttaaaaattcttattttgggctaatatagtaaaagtgatataaccacaggggccaaaaacgtaatttactctaatatataTGTAAAGATACGCAACCTGCTCCACTAACTCCAGAGTTTGAGACAATAAGGATATCTTGCAATCCAATGAGTCTAGCCTGCCATCATAAAGGAAAAACCACAAGATATTCGCCAATGCTTTTCGACAAGAACATATCAATACGATTTGTTTGCAAGTGTAACTTTCTATCAGACACACATAAGCATTTCAAAGTAGTTACGTCTACTAAATTATTTTTTACTAACTGATGATCAGTTAAAAATCTTTTAAAtgtaaaaaaaagagtaaattgccattttagtccctgaggtttggtccaaattgtcattttagtccaaacagtttttttttctcctctgggtccctgacttttccattttcttgccattttgatcacattgcctaactcagtctaaaaatctagttataaccaggggtatttttggcataactgttgtgtagtgataaccaggggtagtttacaacataatttataaacttcATAATAATATAATGCCAAAAATACGTctgattataacctggtttttagactaagttagacaatgtgatcaaaatggcaagaaaaaggaaaagtcagggaccagaggagaaaaaaaaaactatatggattaaaatgacaatttggacaaaaactcagggactaaaatggcaatttactctaaaaaaaacAAGAAACGAACCTTGAGCAACGGAACAAGAGGAAGCAAAATAGTAGTAGGATAACATCCAGGATTTGCAACAAGACGTGCACTTTGGATCTTGTTTCTATATATTTCTGTTAGACCATAAACAGCCTCTTTCTGCAAAAAGAACGTAATTACATAACTTAATGTTAGTATATTAATTAGTAGAGGTGGAAAAATATATGGGCCGGGAATCTTTTCAAACACCTTTTGTCCACTTTAATATACACTTTCAGTAACTTTTAATCCATTTAGTACATTtcctttttggtttttttttttcgaCGTGTTCTAAGTAAACGAGTCGAAATTGCAACATCTAGTAACTAGAAACAAACCATATTTA
This is a stretch of genomic DNA from Helianthus annuus cultivar XRQ/B chromosome 16, HanXRQr2.0-SUNRISE, whole genome shotgun sequence. It encodes these proteins:
- the LOC110914994 gene encoding probable N-acetyl-gamma-glutamyl-phosphate reductase, chloroplastic isoform X1; the protein is MVALHSAFFMDGCCFSRFQDKPKLLKARNRPVRALAISSPKADGAIKVGILGASGYTGVELIRFIANHPYFGISLMTADRKAGQSIASVFPHLITRDLPDLVAVKDADFSSVDAVFCCLPHGTTQEIIKGLPSRLKIVDLSADFRLRDINDYNEWYGQPHKASELQKEAVYGLTEIYRNKIQSARLVANPGCYPTTILLPLVPLLKARLIGLQDILIVSNSGVSGAGRSAKEANLYTEVSEGIFSYGITRHRHVPEIEQELSDAANSKVTVSFTPTLMPMSRGMQSTINVRLAPGVSVVDLKQHLKGVYEKEEFVVVLPDDQAPHTKYVQGSNGCHINVFPDRIPGRAIIISVIDNLVKGASGQALQNLNLMMGIPENTGLSCMPLFP
- the LOC110914994 gene encoding probable N-acetyl-gamma-glutamyl-phosphate reductase, chloroplastic isoform X2, with translation MTADRKAGQSIASVFPHLITRDLPDLVAVKDADFSSVDAVFCCLPHGTTQEIIKGLPSRLKIVDLSADFRLRDINDYNEWYGQPHKASELQKEAVYGLTEIYRNKIQSARLVANPGCYPTTILLPLVPLLKARLIGLQDILIVSNSGVSGAGRSAKEANLYTEVSEGIFSYGITRHRHVPEIEQELSDAANSKVTVSFTPTLMPMSRGMQSTINVRLAPGVSVVDLKQHLKGVYEKEEFVVVLPDDQAPHTKYVQGSNGCHINVFPDRIPGRAIIISVIDNLVKGASGQALQNLNLMMGIPENTGLSCMPLFP